A window of Cohnella herbarum contains these coding sequences:
- a CDS encoding response regulator transcription factor, with product MNIIIADDEPFMLKIVQAYLEKESFTTYPARDGEEALHLFYTNKINLAILDWMMPKQSGIQVCKEIKKQSKTTKVLLLTAKGETEDELIALQSGADEYISKPFDPRILILRVRKLLRIDSRITIGDLQIDMDGQRIFRNNQDIQATNTEFHLMKYLIENRGVIITRKALLDHVWGFDYLGEERTVDTHIRRLRAKIGEHVITTHRGMGYSLDEPHE from the coding sequence ATGAATATAATAATTGCCGATGATGAGCCCTTCATGCTCAAGATCGTACAAGCTTATTTAGAGAAAGAGTCCTTTACGACTTATCCGGCGCGAGATGGAGAAGAAGCTCTTCATCTCTTCTATACGAACAAAATTAACTTGGCCATCCTCGATTGGATGATGCCGAAGCAAAGCGGCATTCAAGTGTGCAAAGAAATCAAAAAACAAAGCAAAACAACGAAAGTACTTCTGTTAACGGCCAAAGGCGAAACCGAGGATGAATTAATCGCCTTGCAGTCCGGTGCGGATGAATATATCAGCAAGCCGTTCGACCCGCGAATATTGATTCTAAGAGTAAGAAAACTGTTACGGATAGATTCTCGAATTACCATTGGGGATTTACAGATCGATATGGACGGGCAACGCATTTTCAGAAATAACCAGGACATACAGGCAACGAATACAGAGTTCCACCTGATGAAATATTTGATTGAAAATAGAGGCGTCATTATCACGAGGAAAGCATTGTTGGATCATGTATGGGGGTTCGATTATTTAGGCGAAGAAAGAACGGTCGATACGCATATACGTAGACTGCGGGCGAAGATCGGCGAGCATGTCATTACGACTCATCGAGGTATGGGGTATAGTCTGGACGAGCCGCATGAATAA
- a CDS encoding sensor histidine kinase: MNKLNRKLIVRISLMFLIVVILSIAMNTFFLPKYLLYQKKHTQAALTAQLETMDTRHLLRDAELLEREQGVTIVHTELIGNINRLNEDVLDQLNKKKITLSKFWITDESIAKLNENKPVRKIYHQQKLKSSFLVTFMKKDNLIFVIGESISYSSETLAIVNRFNLYIYAGGLLLLIVLSLVFTKQIVRPLATIQVAADGISKLSFAKVHIRTGDEIESLAESINRMSDKLEQAHLALESKNENLRTFIANISHELKTPLSLIKAYSAGIQDGMDDGTYLDVIRQQTDDMARMVNQLLELSKLQTDSYEISAFDFAPLLDRTLRKYDISFRQQDIAVTVHDRLLTDSRVMADERKIEMVINNFISNALKYTTDGQIDITVENKDDRMLFAISNGVADGQDLQWDSIWEPFFVLESSRNKQLSGTGLGLSIVRTILQKHNAPFGFHIHKGQIVFRFSLPVALS; encoded by the coding sequence ATGAATAAGCTGAATCGAAAGTTGATCGTGCGCATCTCTCTGATGTTTCTCATCGTCGTTATTCTTTCAATTGCCATGAATACGTTCTTCTTACCCAAATATTTGTTGTACCAAAAAAAACATACGCAGGCTGCCTTAACCGCGCAGCTCGAAACGATGGACACTCGTCATTTACTCCGGGATGCGGAGCTTCTTGAGCGGGAGCAAGGGGTAACCATCGTGCATACGGAACTAATCGGAAATATTAATCGTCTAAATGAAGACGTCCTCGATCAACTGAACAAAAAGAAGATTACATTGAGCAAGTTCTGGATAACCGATGAAAGTATCGCAAAGCTGAATGAAAATAAGCCGGTCCGAAAAATTTATCATCAGCAAAAATTAAAGTCGAGCTTCCTTGTTACTTTCATGAAGAAGGACAATCTGATTTTCGTAATCGGAGAATCTATTTCGTATTCCTCGGAAACGCTGGCCATCGTCAATCGTTTTAACCTGTATATATATGCGGGCGGGCTGCTGCTCCTGATCGTGCTGTCTCTCGTGTTTACGAAACAGATCGTTCGGCCGCTTGCCACAATCCAGGTAGCAGCGGACGGCATCTCTAAGCTATCGTTCGCGAAGGTTCATATCCGAACGGGCGATGAAATCGAGTCTTTAGCGGAGAGCATTAATCGGATGAGCGACAAGTTAGAGCAGGCTCATCTCGCATTGGAAAGCAAAAACGAGAATTTAAGGACGTTCATCGCAAACATTTCCCATGAGCTCAAAACGCCGCTTTCCCTGATCAAGGCTTACTCCGCCGGAATTCAGGACGGCATGGACGACGGCACTTATCTGGATGTTATCCGGCAACAGACCGATGATATGGCGAGAATGGTGAACCAATTACTCGAACTATCCAAGTTGCAAACCGATTCGTATGAGATAAGCGCCTTTGATTTCGCTCCGTTGCTCGATAGAACGCTGCGGAAATACGATATTTCTTTTCGGCAGCAAGACATTGCCGTTACCGTCCATGACCGCTTGCTGACCGATTCGCGGGTAATGGCGGATGAGCGGAAAATCGAAATGGTCATTAACAATTTCATCTCCAACGCTTTGAAATATACGACCGACGGGCAGATCGATATCACTGTAGAAAATAAGGATGATCGGATGTTGTTCGCCATTAGCAACGGCGTCGCCGATGGCCAAGACTTGCAATGGGACAGCATATGGGAGCCTTTCTTCGTATTGGAGAGCTCTCGCAACAAACAGCTCAGCGGAACGGGTTTAGGCCTGTCGATCGTTAGAACGATTTTGCAAAAGCATAACGCTCCATTCGGTTTTCATATTCATAAGGGTCAAATCGTTTTTCGCTTCTCCTTACCCGTGGCCTTATCCTAA